The Ovis aries strain OAR_USU_Benz2616 breed Rambouillet chromosome 11, ARS-UI_Ramb_v3.0, whole genome shotgun sequence genome window below encodes:
- the LOC114116970 gene encoding keratin-associated protein 17-1: MGCCPGDCFACCAEEQDCCEVCCCQPSCCGCCGSCCGSCCGCGSGCGGCGGCGGSCCGSSCCGSGCGGSGGCGGSGGCGGCGGCCGSCCGSSCCGSSGCCGPVCCQPTPVCETK; encoded by the coding sequence ATGGGGTGCTGCCCGGGGGACTGCTTCGCCTGCTGCGCTGAAGAGCAAGACTGCTGTGAAGTGTGCTGCTGCCAGCCCTCCTGCTGCGGCTGCTGTGGTTCCTGCTGCGGCTCCTGCTGTGGCTGTGGCTCGGGCTGCGGAGGCTGCGGAGGCTGCGGGGGCAGCTGCTGCGGGTCCTCCTGCTGCGGATCTGGCTGCGGGGGCAGCGGGGGCTGCGGGGGCAGCGGGGGCTGCGGAGGTTGCGGGGGCTGCTGCGGGAGCTGCTGCGGATCCAGTTGCTGCGGCTCCTCGGGGTGCTGCGGCCCCGTGTGCTGCCAGCCCACGCCTGTCTGCGAGACCAAATGA
- the LOC101107617 gene encoding keratin-associated protein 16-1 encodes MSGNCCSRKYPSVPAISLCSTEVSCRGPVCLPSSCRSQTWQLVTCQDSCGSSSCDPQCCEPSCSASSCAQPVCCETTICEPACPVSSRAQPVSCEATICEPACPVSNCAQPVCYKATICEPSCSVSSCAQPVSYKATICEPTCPVSSCAQPVSCEATICEPSCSLSSCAQPVSYKATICEPACPVSSCAQPVCCEVPPGQRVFCVPSSCQPILCKPSYCQPVICEPSCYQPVSSGVRCCPSVCSVANSCQSACCDSSPCEPSCSEPSICQSATRVSLVCEPICVRPVCCVSSPCEPPCVSSTCQEPSCCVSSICQPICSEPSPCLPSVCVPRPCQPTCYVVKRSRSISCEPLSCRPLSSRPGSSASAVCQPTCSRTFYIPSSCKQPCTTSTSYRPICRPICSGPITYRQPYLTSISYRPACYRPFYSILRRPACVASVPYRSVCSRLPCADSCKRDCKKSTSSQPDCADSTPCKTEVSEASLCQPTEAKPTSPTTREAAVSQPAATKPTNC; translated from the exons ATGTCTGGAAACTGCTGTTCTAGGAAATACCCCTCGGTGCCAGCCATCTCCCTTTGCTCCACTGAGGTGAGCTGCAGAGGGCCTGTTTGCTTGCCCAGTTCCTGCCGGAGCCAGACATGGCAACTGGTGACTTGTCAAGATAGCTGCGGATCATCCAGCTGTGACCCACAATGCTGTGAGCCCTCCTGTTCTGCGAGCAGCTGTGCCCAGCCTGTGTGCTGTGAGACTACCATCTGTGAGCCTGCCTGTCCCGTAAGCAGCCGTGCCCAGCCTGTGAGCTGTGAGGCTACCATCTGTGAGCCTGCCTGTCCCGTGAGCAACTGTGCCCAGCCTGTGTGCTACAAG GCCACCATCTGTGAGCCTTCTTGCTCAGTGAGCAGCTGTGCCCAGCCTGTGAGCTACAAGGCCACCATCTGTGAGCCTACCTGTCCTGTGAGCAGCTGTGCCCAGCCTGTGAGCTGTGAGGCCACCATCTGTGAGCCTTCTTGCTCTCTGAGCAGCTGTGCCCAGCCTGTGAGCTACAAGGCCACCATCTGTGAGCCTGCCTGTCCTGTGAGCAGCTGTGCCCAGCCTGTGTGCTGTGAGGTCCCTCCTGGCCAACGAGTCTTCTGCGTACCCTCTTCCTGCCAGCCCATCCTCTGCAAACCCAGCTACTGCCAGCCAGTGATCTGTGAGCCCAGTTGCTATCAGCCCGTGTCCTCCGGTGTCAGATGCTGTCCATCTGTCTGCTCTGTGGCCAATAGCTGCCAGTCTGCCTGCTGCGACTCCAGTCCTTGTGAGCCATCTTGCTCAGAGCCCAGCATCTGCCAGTCAGCCACACGGGTTTCTCTGGTCTGTGAGCCCATCTGTGTCCGTCCGGTATGTTGTGTTTCAAGCCCTTGTGAGCCACCTTGTGTCTCCAGCACTTGCCAAGAGCCCTCTTGCTGTGTCTCCAGCATCTGCCAACCCATCTGCTCTGAGCCCAGCCCCTGCTTACCGAGTGTCTGTGTGCCCAGGCCATGTCAACCTACCTGCTATGTAGTCAAGCGCAGTCGGTCCATCTCCTGTGAGCCTCTGTCCTGCCGACCTCTCTCCAGCCGCCCGGGGTCTTCTGCATCTGCTGTCTGCCAGCCAACTTGCTCGCGAACTTTCTACATACCCAGCTCTTGCAAACAACCCTGTACTACTTCAACCTCCTACCGCCCGATTTGCCGCCCAATCTGCTCTGGACCCATCACCTATAGGCAGCCATATTTGACATCCATCTCCTACCGCCCGGCCTGCTACCGCCCATTTTACTCCATCCTGCGCCGTCCAGCCTGCGTCGCTTCTGTCCCTTACCGCTCGGTCTGCTCCCGCTTGCCTTGTGCTGACTCCTGCAAACGGGATTGCAAAAAGTCCACTTCCAGCCAACCGGATTGTGCTGACTCAACTCCTTGCAAGACGGAGGTCTCAGAGGCCAGTCTCTGCCAGCCCACTGAGGCCAAGCCCACCAGCCCCACCACCCGCGAGGCTGCAGTCAGCCAGCCTGCTGCCACCAAGCCTACCAACTGCTGA